The following proteins are co-located in the Helicobacter acinonychis genome:
- the cheV3 gene encoding chemotaxis protein CheV3, which translates to MAEKMANALKLSEIELVDFRIYGMQEGVPYEGIYGINVAKVQEIIPMPTLFEYPTNLDYIIGVFDLRSTIIPLIDLAKWIGIVPDKSKENEKIVIIAEFNNVKLGFLVHSARRIRRISWKDVEPATFSASNSIHKENITGTTRIENDKTLLILDLESILDDLKLNENANKTENFTPKERFEGEVLFLDDSKTARKTLKNHLSKLGFNITEAVDGEDGLNKLEMLFKKYGDDLRNHLKFIISDVEMPKMDGYHFLFKLQKDPRFAYIPVIFNSSICDNYSAERAKEMGAVAYLVKFDAEKFTEEISKILDKNA; encoded by the coding sequence ATGGCAGAAAAAATGGCTAACGCTTTAAAATTAAGCGAAATAGAGCTCGTGGATTTTCGTATTTATGGCATGCAAGAGGGTGTCCCTTATGAGGGGATTTATGGCATCAATGTAGCCAAAGTCCAAGAAATCATCCCCATGCCCACCCTTTTTGAATACCCCACGAATTTGGATTATATTATCGGCGTGTTTGACTTACGCTCCACGATCATTCCGCTTATTGACTTGGCTAAATGGATAGGGATTGTTCCAGATAAAAGCAAGGAAAATGAAAAAATTGTCATTATTGCGGAGTTTAATAATGTTAAATTGGGTTTTTTAGTCCATTCAGCTAGGCGTATCAGACGCATTAGTTGGAAAGATGTAGAGCCTGCAACCTTTAGTGCATCCAATAGTATCCATAAAGAAAATATCACCGGTACCACGCGCATTGAAAACGATAAAACCTTGCTCATTTTGGATTTAGAAAGCATTTTAGACGATTTAAAGCTTAATGAAAACGCTAACAAAACAGAGAATTTTACCCCTAAAGAGCGTTTTGAAGGTGAAGTGTTGTTTTTAGATGATAGCAAAACGGCGAGAAAAACCTTAAAAAACCATTTGAGCAAATTGGGTTTTAATATCACTGAAGCCGTGGATGGGGAAGATGGGTTGAATAAATTAGAGATGTTATTCAAAAAATATGGGGACGATTTAAGAAATCATTTAAAATTCATTATTTCAGATGTTGAAATGCCTAAAATGGATGGCTATCATTTCTTATTCAAGCTCCAAAAAGACCCAAGGTTTGCTTATATCCCAGTGATTTTTAATTCTTCTATTTGCGATAATTATAGCGCTGAAAGGGCTAAAGAAATGGGGGCTGTGGCGTATTTAGTCAAGTTTGACGCAGAAAAATTCACCGAAGAAATTTCTAAGATTTTAGACAAGAATGCGTAA